The following are from one region of the Polaribacter marinaquae genome:
- a CDS encoding acyl-CoA reductase has protein sequence MDSIQNRITAFVKLGAFLSQFSQEKIAKKESVEFNDLFFDGFKHQIKLAQENNTWFTKDNILFSLESWSNALTKNNLEEWVSKNSINDATAKTVAIVMAGNIPLVGFHDFLSVLISGNAVLVKQSSNDKHLLPFLAKYLEYVNSSFKGNISFTEQKLENFDAVIATGSDNTARYFEYYFKNKPNIIRKSRNSVAVLTGKETEEDFAKLSNDVFQYFGLGCRSVSKLYVPKDYKFDAFFTGMYAKKDIIGNAKYANNYDYNKAVYLMSEFDLLENGFLMIKEDESYASPIATIFYEYYDNEIDLKIKLHQDKEKIQCIVANNFIENEIAFGETQNPKLWDYADGINTLEFLSKI, from the coding sequence ATGGATAGTATTCAAAATAGAATTACTGCTTTTGTAAAATTAGGAGCATTTTTAAGTCAGTTTTCTCAAGAAAAAATAGCAAAAAAAGAAAGTGTAGAATTTAACGATCTTTTTTTTGATGGATTTAAACATCAAATAAAATTAGCTCAAGAAAATAATACTTGGTTTACTAAAGATAATATTTTATTCTCTTTAGAAAGTTGGTCTAATGCATTAACAAAAAACAACTTAGAAGAATGGGTTTCTAAAAATTCGATAAACGATGCTACTGCTAAAACTGTGGCAATCGTAATGGCAGGTAATATTCCTTTGGTTGGTTTTCATGATTTTTTATCAGTATTAATATCAGGAAATGCAGTTTTGGTTAAACAATCTTCTAATGATAAACATTTGCTACCTTTTTTAGCCAAGTATTTAGAATATGTAAATTCTAGTTTTAAAGGAAACATCTCTTTTACAGAGCAGAAATTAGAAAATTTTGACGCAGTAATTGCTACTGGTAGCGACAACACGGCTCGTTACTTTGAATATTACTTTAAAAACAAACCAAATATCATCAGAAAAAGTAGAAATTCTGTAGCGGTTTTAACAGGTAAAGAAACTGAAGAAGATTTTGCGAAATTATCTAATGATGTTTTTCAATATTTTGGTTTAGGTTGTAGAAGTGTTTCTAAACTATATGTGCCAAAAGATTATAAATTTGATGCTTTTTTTACAGGAATGTATGCTAAAAAAGACATTATAGGCAATGCAAAATATGCCAATAATTACGATTATAACAAAGCTGTTTATTTAATGAGCGAGTTTGATTTATTAGAAAATGGTTTTTTAATGATTAAAGAAGATGAAAGCTACGCATCTCCTATTGCCACAATATTTTACGAATATTATGACAACGAAATAGATTTAAAAATTAAACTACATCAAGATAAAGAAAAAATTCAATGTATTGTTGCAAACAACTTTATAGAAAATGAAATTGCTTTTGGCGAAACTCAGAATCCTAAATTATGGGATTATGCAGACGGAATTAATACATTAGAATTCTTATCTAAAATATAA
- a CDS encoding aspartyl/asparaginyl beta-hydroxylase domain-containing protein: METQNKILEITKDRVQLPFNFDIEKLSQEAKILCHEDFVYYNVIQLRGPAHIVDSSLPFPPPAKDYADGSWTKWLNTKSLEKSVYLKSIVEKFQKNTTVTLVRLLRLAPYSEVKEHTDPTLGLTVEKSVIRITIPILNNDKMVFNLNKTPVNMKPGECWYLDLTKPHQITNNCNEERINLTIDMIPNDWLKNLIKKSQ; this comes from the coding sequence ATGGAGACTCAGAATAAAATTTTAGAAATAACTAAAGACAGAGTACAACTGCCTTTTAATTTTGATATTGAAAAACTATCGCAAGAAGCAAAAATTTTATGCCATGAAGATTTTGTTTATTATAATGTAATCCAATTACGAGGTCCTGCTCATATAGTAGATTCGTCTTTACCTTTTCCGCCACCTGCGAAAGATTATGCCGATGGTTCTTGGACAAAATGGCTAAATACAAAGTCTTTAGAAAAATCAGTATATCTAAAAAGTATTGTTGAAAAATTTCAAAAAAATACAACAGTAACTTTAGTTAGATTATTAAGGCTTGCACCATATTCTGAAGTAAAAGAACACACAGACCCAACTTTAGGACTAACGGTAGAAAAATCTGTAATTAGAATTACAATACCTATTTTAAATAATGATAAAATGGTTTTTAATCTAAACAAAACACCTGTAAATATGAAACCGGGCGAATGTTGGTATTTAGATTTAACAAAGCCTCATCAAATTACTAACAATTGTAATGAAGAACGCATAAACTTAACAATAGACATGATACCTAATGATTGGTTGAAAAACTTGATAAAAAAATCCCAATAA
- a CDS encoding SDR family oxidoreductase has protein sequence MNCLLTGGTGIVGSHIIFEWLRKAIVDKTVNHLYVVIRAHEKTAEERLLAILKDKSRPEFLNNFTIEACLEKITVISHDLESIDQTVLNKYNFDTVIHCAGSTSLLHTTDSKQIVHAQNYLVTKNLLEELPKNVKRFLYISTAYSFGIQDKKVNDTIDNYNVTNFRNPYEKSKYESEFYVKETCKLKNIDAQILRPSIICGRLLDAPFFETPKFDVFYSWAIFLDKYAKKSKNNFRIWIDKESGLNIVPVDFVSKAILHAFLNPTIKELNIVNPKQILHKNYVGSVLESFKINSYEYVSEKPENLNSFEQLYYKSIGNLFEKYVSVPDLQFKSTLILKFIEELKLDITLGVHENFMNLIDFSVEKKFRKSYY, from the coding sequence ATGAATTGTTTATTAACTGGCGGTACAGGAATTGTTGGTAGTCACATTATATTCGAATGGTTACGCAAAGCTATTGTAGATAAAACAGTTAATCATCTTTATGTAGTAATTCGAGCTCACGAAAAAACTGCAGAAGAAAGACTTTTAGCAATTCTTAAAGATAAATCTCGTCCTGAGTTTTTGAATAATTTTACAATAGAAGCTTGTTTAGAAAAAATCACCGTTATTTCTCATGATCTAGAATCTATAGATCAAACGGTTTTAAACAAATATAATTTCGATACTGTTATACATTGTGCAGGCTCTACAAGTTTATTACACACAACAGATTCTAAACAAATTGTTCATGCTCAAAATTATTTAGTAACTAAAAATCTTTTAGAAGAACTACCTAAAAATGTAAAACGATTTTTATACATAAGTACTGCATATTCATTTGGTATTCAAGATAAAAAAGTAAACGACACTATTGATAATTATAACGTCACAAATTTTAGAAATCCGTATGAGAAATCTAAATATGAAAGTGAATTTTATGTAAAAGAAACCTGCAAATTAAAAAATATAGACGCACAAATATTAAGACCAAGTATTATTTGCGGTAGATTATTAGATGCACCTTTTTTTGAAACTCCTAAATTTGATGTATTTTATTCTTGGGCAATCTTTTTAGACAAGTACGCTAAAAAATCTAAAAATAATTTTAGAATTTGGATTGATAAAGAAAGTGGTTTAAACATCGTTCCTGTAGATTTTGTTTCTAAAGCAATTTTACATGCTTTTTTAAATCCGACTATAAAAGAACTAAACATAGTAAACCCTAAACAAATTCTGCACAAAAATTATGTAGGTAGCGTTTTAGAATCTTTTAAAATAAATTCTTACGAATACGTTTCTGAAAAGCCAGAAAACCTTAATAGTTTTGAACAGCTTTACTACAAAAGTATTGGTAATCTTTTTGAAAAATATGTTTCTGTACCAGATTTGCAGTTTAAATCTACCTTAATTTTAAAGTTTATTGAAGAATTAAAATTAGACATAACACTTGGTGTGCATGAAAACTTTATGAACTTAATTGACTTTTCCGTCGAAAAAAAATTTAGAAAAAGTTATTACTAA
- a CDS encoding VF530 family DNA-binding protein — protein sequence MSKEQPNNPMHGIKLATILEQLFKEYGWEELGDRLNINAFRNNPTYKSSLKFLRTTPWAREKVEKFYERNML from the coding sequence ATGAGTAAAGAACAACCAAACAACCCAATGCACGGTATAAAATTGGCAACAATTTTAGAACAATTGTTTAAAGAATATGGTTGGGAAGAATTAGGAGATCGATTAAACATAAATGCTTTTAGAAATAACCCAACATATAAATCTTCTTTAAAGTTTTTAAGAACAACACCTTGGGCTAGAGAAAAAGTAGAAAAGTTTTACGAAAGAAATATGTTATAA
- the serC gene encoding 3-phosphoserine/phosphohydroxythreonine transaminase has translation MKKHNFSAGPCILPDEVLKKASEAILNFNDDNLSLIEISHRSESFVNVIEKARSLALELLGLENKGYKALFLQGGASLEFLMVAYNLLNKKAAYLNTGTWSNKAITEAKAFGELIEVGSSKDKGFSYIPKEYNIPEDVDYFHCTSNNTVAGTQMKTFPETNVPLVCDMSSDIFSRQLDFEKFDLIYAGAQKNMGPAGATLVVIKEEILGKVERHIPSMLNYQVHIDKDSMFNTPSVFAVYVSMLTLQWLKDLGGIPFIEKVNAKKADLLYSEIDRNPFFEGIVAKEDRSIMNATFNITDDSLKEAFDKMWKEAGINGLNGHRSVGGYRASMYNALPLYSVQVLVDVMQEFERNQK, from the coding sequence ATGAAAAAGCATAATTTTAGCGCAGGACCTTGTATTTTACCAGATGAAGTTCTTAAAAAAGCATCTGAAGCAATTTTAAATTTTAATGATGATAATTTATCTTTAATCGAAATTTCTCACAGAAGCGAATCTTTTGTAAACGTTATAGAAAAAGCGAGATCTTTAGCTCTAGAATTATTAGGTTTAGAAAATAAAGGCTACAAAGCTTTGTTTTTACAAGGTGGCGCTAGTTTAGAGTTTTTAATGGTTGCTTATAATTTATTAAACAAAAAAGCTGCGTATTTAAATACGGGTACTTGGTCTAACAAAGCTATAACAGAAGCAAAAGCTTTTGGCGAGTTAATAGAAGTTGGTTCTTCTAAAGATAAAGGTTTTTCTTACATTCCTAAAGAATATAATATCCCAGAAGATGTAGATTATTTTCATTGCACAAGTAATAATACTGTTGCTGGTACACAAATGAAAACTTTTCCAGAAACAAATGTTCCTTTAGTTTGTGACATGAGCTCAGATATTTTTTCTAGGCAATTAGATTTCGAAAAGTTCGATTTAATTTATGCAGGTGCTCAAAAAAACATGGGTCCAGCGGGTGCAACTTTAGTTGTTATTAAAGAAGAAATTTTAGGAAAAGTAGAAAGACACATTCCTTCTATGTTAAATTATCAAGTACATATAGATAAAGATAGTATGTTTAATACACCTTCTGTATTTGCTGTTTATGTTTCTATGTTAACTTTGCAATGGCTTAAAGATTTAGGCGGAATTCCATTTATTGAAAAAGTAAATGCTAAAAAAGCCGATTTATTGTATTCAGAAATTGATAGAAATCCGTTTTTCGAAGGAATTGTAGCTAAAGAAGATAGAAGTATTATGAATGCAACTTTTAACATTACAGATGATTCTTTAAAAGAAGCTTTTGATAAAATGTGGAAAGAAGCTGGTATAAATGGCTTAAACGGACACAGAAGTGTTGGTGGTTATAGAGCAAGCATGTACAACGCATTACCTTTATATAGTGTACAGGTTTTGGTAGATGTAATGCAAGAATTTGAGAGAAATCAAAAATAA
- a CDS encoding carboxypeptidase-like regulatory domain-containing protein — MKIKLHLFLTVLIVNFSLNAQKISGYVFSKTSNKPIDRVAIITNNKTGTVSDKFGNYNLQLKNATKITFSSLGYQSLTLTINDLIN; from the coding sequence ATGAAAATAAAATTACACCTATTTTTAACAGTTTTAATTGTTAATTTCTCTTTAAACGCCCAAAAAATTTCTGGTTACGTATTTTCGAAAACTTCTAATAAACCAATTGATCGTGTTGCAATTATAACAAACAATAAAACAGGTACAGTAAGCGATAAATTTGGCAATTATAATTTACAACTTAAAAATGCTACAAAAATCACTTTCTCTTCTTTGGGTTATCAATCTTTAACATTGACTATTAATGATTTAATCAACTAA
- the gcvT gene encoding glycine cleavage system aminomethyltransferase GcvT, whose product MKNIALHSVHEKLGAKMVPFAGYNMPVQYEGVTAEHLTVRESVGVFDVSHMGEFLVSGENALALIQKVTSNDASKLEIGDAQYSCLPNTENGIIDDLICYRIKENEYLLVVNASNIEKDWNWISSYNKEFNADLRDLSEDYSLLAIQGPKAVDAMQSLSSLDLSEIPFYKFKIGDFAGIENVIISATGYTGSGGFEIYCKNEEVEQIWNRVFLAGAEFGIKPIGLAARDTLRTEMGYCLYGNDIDDTTSPIEAGLGWITKFSKDFVNSEALAKQKAEKPTKKLVAFELNERGIPRQGYDIVDVEGNVIGNVTSGTMSPSLNKGIGLGYVPTNIAKSGTRINIQIRKKIIPATIVKLPFYKG is encoded by the coding sequence ATGAAAAATATTGCATTACATTCAGTTCACGAAAAATTAGGCGCTAAAATGGTACCTTTTGCTGGTTACAATATGCCGGTTCAATACGAAGGCGTTACTGCAGAACATTTAACGGTAAGAGAATCTGTTGGTGTTTTTGACGTAAGCCATATGGGTGAGTTTTTAGTTTCTGGTGAAAATGCTTTGGCACTTATACAAAAAGTAACTTCTAATGATGCTTCTAAATTAGAAATTGGAGATGCACAATATAGCTGTTTACCGAATACTGAAAACGGTATTATAGATGATTTAATTTGTTACAGAATTAAAGAAAACGAATATCTTTTAGTGGTAAATGCATCTAACATAGAAAAAGACTGGAACTGGATTTCTTCTTACAATAAAGAATTTAATGCTGATTTAAGAGACTTATCAGAAGATTATTCTTTACTAGCTATTCAAGGTCCAAAGGCTGTTGATGCAATGCAATCTTTATCTTCTTTAGATTTATCTGAAATACCATTTTATAAATTTAAAATTGGTGATTTTGCAGGTATCGAAAATGTAATTATTTCTGCTACGGGTTATACCGGTTCTGGTGGTTTTGAAATCTATTGCAAAAATGAAGAAGTAGAACAAATTTGGAATAGAGTTTTCTTAGCTGGTGCAGAATTTGGTATAAAACCAATTGGTTTAGCTGCAAGAGATACTTTAAGAACAGAAATGGGTTATTGTTTATACGGTAATGATATAGACGATACTACTTCGCCAATAGAAGCAGGTTTAGGTTGGATTACAAAGTTTTCTAAAGATTTTGTAAATTCTGAAGCTTTGGCAAAACAAAAAGCAGAAAAACCAACAAAAAAATTAGTTGCTTTTGAATTAAATGAAAGAGGTATACCAAGACAAGGTTATGATATTGTTGATGTTGAAGGTAACGTAATTGGTAACGTAACTTCTGGTACCATGAGCCCTAGTTTAAATAAAGGTATTGGTTTAGGATATGTACCCACAAATATTGCAAAAAGTGGTACTCGAATTAATATTCAAATTCGAAAAAAAATAATACCAGCCACAATTGTAAAACTACCTTTTTATAAAGGATAA
- a CDS encoding NAD(P)H-binding protein: MSKTAIILGATGLTGNLLLQKLIADASYTKIKLFSRSAVNISSSKIEEHLIDMFALEAQKTLFTADQVFCCIGTTAAKTKDKEKYKSIDYGIPVTAAKLTKANNIATFVVMSSMGADAKSSVFYNRIKGEMERDILGQKIKNTHILRPSLIGGKRDEFRLGESIGKGIMKLLNPLFIGPLKKFKMIHPDKIATCMKTVANTSNNKSIINSDLILTIANSNNNE; the protein is encoded by the coding sequence ATGAGTAAAACAGCAATCATATTAGGTGCAACAGGTTTAACGGGTAATTTACTTTTACAAAAGTTAATTGCAGATGCTTCTTATACAAAAATCAAACTTTTTTCTAGAAGTGCTGTAAATATATCATCAAGTAAAATAGAAGAGCATTTAATAGATATGTTTGCGTTAGAAGCGCAAAAAACACTTTTTACAGCAGATCAAGTGTTTTGTTGTATTGGCACAACAGCGGCAAAAACAAAAGACAAAGAAAAGTACAAATCTATAGATTATGGCATACCTGTTACTGCCGCAAAATTAACCAAAGCAAACAATATTGCTACTTTTGTAGTGATGTCTTCTATGGGCGCAGACGCAAAAAGTTCTGTATTTTACAACAGAATTAAAGGCGAAATGGAAAGAGATATTTTAGGTCAAAAAATAAAAAACACACATATTTTAAGACCTTCTTTAATTGGTGGTAAAAGAGATGAGTTTCGTTTAGGAGAAAGTATCGGTAAAGGAATTATGAAACTCTTAAATCCGTTGTTTATCGGGCCTTTAAAAAAGTTCAAAATGATTCATCCAGATAAAATTGCAACTTGTATGAAAACGGTCGCAAATACTTCTAATAACAAATCAATTATAAATTCAGACTTAATTTTAACGATAGCAAATTCTAATAATAATGAGTAA
- a CDS encoding aminopeptidase P N-terminal domain-containing protein — MQPFKFILIAFLAITCNGFSQTPSDFLSKDFHKSKRDALRAKMPKNSVAVVFANPLRNRANDVDYVFHQDPNFYYLTGYREPNGVLVLFSENQTDENGLVYNEVLYVQKKNKRAEQWNGKRLGVEGAINELGFKVAKNGEDFINDKLDFKKFDRVFIEKFNDDYRNSAREKAEVYDLVLSFKEKADFNPKNFLSPLKKQIYEMVKSTPIENSANVAQIIGRAVAYDASLKNDEDLMKFKEATDVNLKKDLQQKIALKLNAKTNIDVTFLSRNLATLREVKTKEELVLLTKAVRISAIGQVEVMKAMKPHMSETELQGIHEFVYKKYGAEYEGYPSIVGAGNNGCILHYIENNKTKVGNDLVLMDLGAEYRGYTADVTRTIPANGKFTEEQKAIYEIVYKAQEAGIAAYKIGESMAKPNLISKKIVDEGLFKLGIIKSIDEKHPYYPHGTSHHIGLDVHDPGNYGNFEENMVVTMEPGIYIPEGSNCDKKWWGIGIRIEDDILITKSGPKNLSAEAPRTVEEIEKMMAKKSVLDDFVLPDLDK, encoded by the coding sequence ATGCAGCCATTCAAATTTATTTTAATTGCTTTTTTAGCAATTACATGCAACGGATTTTCACAAACACCATCAGATTTTTTATCCAAAGATTTTCATAAAAGTAAAAGAGATGCTTTACGTGCAAAAATGCCAAAAAATTCTGTAGCCGTAGTATTTGCAAACCCTTTAAGAAACAGAGCTAATGATGTTGATTATGTTTTTCATCAAGATCCTAACTTTTATTATTTAACTGGTTATAGAGAACCAAACGGAGTTTTAGTTTTGTTTTCTGAAAATCAAACCGATGAAAACGGATTAGTTTATAACGAAGTTTTATATGTTCAAAAGAAAAATAAAAGAGCAGAACAATGGAATGGTAAAAGGTTAGGAGTCGAAGGAGCAATAAATGAATTAGGTTTTAAAGTAGCAAAAAATGGCGAAGATTTTATAAATGATAAACTAGATTTTAAAAAATTTGATAGAGTTTTTATCGAAAAATTTAATGACGATTATAGAAATTCTGCCAGAGAAAAAGCAGAGGTGTATGATTTAGTATTGTCTTTTAAAGAAAAAGCAGATTTTAATCCAAAAAACTTTTTGTCACCATTAAAAAAGCAGATTTACGAAATGGTAAAATCTACACCAATAGAAAACAGTGCAAATGTTGCGCAGATAATTGGTAGAGCAGTTGCTTATGATGCATCTTTAAAAAATGATGAGGATTTAATGAAATTTAAAGAAGCTACAGATGTTAATTTAAAGAAAGATTTACAGCAAAAGATAGCCTTAAAATTAAATGCTAAAACAAATATTGATGTAACTTTTTTATCTAGAAATTTAGCAACTTTAAGAGAGGTTAAAACAAAAGAAGAATTGGTTTTATTAACTAAGGCAGTAAGAATCTCTGCAATTGGGCAAGTAGAAGTAATGAAAGCCATGAAACCTCATATGTCTGAAACAGAATTACAAGGTATACACGAGTTTGTTTATAAAAAATATGGTGCAGAATATGAAGGATATCCTTCTATTGTTGGTGCAGGAAATAACGGTTGTATATTACATTATATAGAAAATAATAAAACAAAAGTTGGTAACGATTTAGTTTTAATGGATTTAGGCGCAGAGTATCGAGGTTATACGGCAGATGTAACCCGTACAATTCCGGCAAACGGTAAGTTTACAGAAGAACAAAAAGCCATTTACGAAATAGTTTACAAGGCTCAAGAAGCAGGTATTGCGGCTTATAAGATAGGAGAAAGTATGGCGAAACCAAATCTAATTTCTAAGAAAATTGTAGACGAAGGTTTGTTTAAATTGGGCATTATAAAATCTATTGACGAAAAACATCCATATTATCCTCACGGAACTTCACATCATATTGGTTTAGACGTGCACGATCCAGGAAATTATGGTAATTTTGAAGAAAATATGGTGGTTACTATGGAACCAGGAATATACATTCCGGAAGGAAGTAACTGCGATAAAAAATGGTGGGGAATTGGTATTAGAATAGAAGATGATATTTTGATAACTAAAAGTGGGCCTAAAAACCTTTCTGCCGAAGCACCAAGAACCGTAGAAGAAATCGAAAAAATGATGGCTAAAAAGTCTGTCTTAGACGATTTTGTTTTACCAGATTTAGATAAATAA
- the ychF gene encoding redox-regulated ATPase YchF has product MKAGIVGLPNVGKSTLFNCLSNAKAQSANFPFCTIEPNLGVVNVPDKRIEKLEELVNPERVLPATVEIVDIAGLVKGASKGEGLGNQFLANIRETDAILHVLRCFDNDNIIHVDNSIDPVRDKETIDIELQLKDLETVQKRLERVKRTAKTGNKEAQAELVVLLKIEETLLQGTSVRALDFSEKEIEFVQSLQFITAKPVLYVCNVDEGSAVSGNEYVEKVKEAVKEEDAEVIVLAVGTEADITELDDYEERQMFLADIGLEEAGVSRLVRSAYKLLNLQTYFTAGVKEVRAWTIPIGSTAPQAAGVIHTDFEKGFIRAETISYEDYVTFGSEAKVKEAGKMRVEGKDYIVKDGDVMHFRFNV; this is encoded by the coding sequence ATGAAAGCCGGAATTGTAGGATTACCAAACGTAGGAAAATCAACCTTATTTAATTGTTTATCTAATGCAAAAGCGCAAAGTGCCAACTTTCCTTTTTGTACAATCGAACCTAATTTAGGTGTAGTAAATGTGCCAGATAAAAGAATAGAAAAGTTAGAAGAACTTGTGAATCCAGAGCGAGTTTTACCAGCTACAGTAGAAATAGTAGATATTGCAGGTTTGGTAAAAGGAGCAAGTAAAGGAGAGGGTTTAGGAAATCAATTCTTAGCAAATATTAGAGAAACAGATGCAATTTTACACGTTTTGCGTTGTTTTGATAATGATAATATTATTCATGTAGATAATTCTATTGATCCTGTTAGAGATAAAGAAACAATTGACATCGAATTACAATTAAAAGATTTAGAAACAGTTCAAAAAAGACTAGAAAGAGTAAAAAGAACTGCTAAAACTGGTAATAAAGAAGCGCAAGCAGAATTGGTTGTTTTATTAAAAATTGAAGAAACTTTATTACAAGGTACTTCTGTTAGAGCTTTAGATTTTTCTGAAAAAGAAATAGAATTTGTACAATCTTTGCAGTTTATTACGGCAAAACCTGTGTTATATGTTTGTAATGTAGATGAAGGTTCTGCAGTTTCTGGTAACGAATATGTTGAAAAAGTAAAAGAAGCTGTAAAAGAAGAAGATGCAGAAGTAATTGTATTAGCTGTTGGTACAGAGGCAGATATAACAGAATTAGACGATTACGAAGAAAGACAAATGTTTTTAGCTGATATTGGTTTAGAAGAAGCTGGTGTTTCTAGGTTAGTTCGTTCTGCGTATAAATTATTAAATTTACAAACGTACTTTACAGCAGGTGTAAAAGAAGTTAGAGCTTGGACAATACCTATTGGTTCTACTGCACCACAAGCAGCAGGAGTAATTCATACAGATTTTGAAAAAGGCTTTATTAGAGCAGAAACAATTTCTTATGAAGATTATGTTACTTTTGGTAGCGAAGCTAAAGTGAAAGAAGCTGGTAAAATGAGAGTAGAAGGTAAAGATTATATTGTAAAAGATGGTGATGTAATGCACTTTAGATTTAACGTATAA
- a CDS encoding 4Fe-4S dicluster domain-containing protein produces MAIIITDECINCGACEPECPNTAIYEGADDWKYSDGTDLSGSAVLPNGKTVNADEDQEPISDEVYYIVADKCTECKGFHEEPQCAAVCPVDCCVPDDDNVETEEELLAKQKFLHND; encoded by the coding sequence ATGGCAATTATAATAACAGATGAATGTATAAATTGTGGTGCTTGTGAACCAGAATGTCCTAACACAGCAATTTATGAAGGCGCAGACGATTGGAAATATTCTGACGGAACAGATTTATCGGGAAGCGCAGTGTTACCAAATGGTAAAACAGTAAATGCAGATGAAGATCAAGAACCAATTTCTGATGAAGTTTACTATATTGTAGCAGATAAATGTACAGAATGTAAAGGTTTTCATGAAGAGCCACAATGTGCAGCAGTTTGTCCTGTAGATTGTTGTGTACCAGATGATGATAATGTAGAAACTGAAGAAGAATTGTTAGCAAAACAAAAGTTTTTACACAACGATTAA
- a CDS encoding metal-dependent hydrolase: MDSLTQIVLGAAVGEAVLGKKIGNKAMLYGAIAGTIPDLDVISSFFTDTVTALEIHRGFTHSILFSVIFAPIFALVVLKFEKYKNFKDWTLLFFWAFITHPILDAQTTWGTQLFWPLDIRLAFKNVFVVDPLYTLPFIIFVLLAMFQKRTSKKRKTYNNLGLIISTSYLAITLILKGLSYKKFTKELNNQNIIYSKIATKPAPLNTILWSANVETKNTFLIGHSSFFDKNPIKFSHYPKNHHLLGNLKNNKKVKRMISISKGWYTINKQNSDLYFNDLRFGTLSMRQNAENFVFKYKINVDENENVTFIEVKKDKNDAKNLMSDLWMRIKGN, from the coding sequence ATGGATTCTTTAACTCAAATAGTCTTAGGCGCTGCTGTTGGTGAAGCCGTATTAGGCAAAAAAATTGGCAATAAAGCAATGTTGTATGGTGCTATTGCAGGCACAATACCAGATTTAGACGTAATTTCTAGCTTTTTTACAGATACCGTAACTGCTTTAGAAATCCATAGAGGTTTTACTCATTCTATTTTGTTCTCTGTAATATTTGCTCCAATTTTTGCTCTTGTAGTTTTAAAATTCGAGAAATATAAAAATTTTAAAGATTGGACTTTGCTCTTTTTTTGGGCCTTTATAACACATCCTATTTTAGATGCACAAACAACTTGGGGTACACAACTATTTTGGCCTTTAGATATAAGATTAGCATTTAAAAATGTTTTTGTTGTAGACCCACTATATACATTACCTTTTATCATTTTTGTGCTTTTAGCAATGTTTCAAAAAAGAACTTCTAAAAAGAGAAAAACTTATAATAATTTAGGGTTGATAATAAGTACTTCTTATTTAGCTATTACCTTAATTTTAAAAGGTCTTTCTTACAAGAAATTCACCAAAGAGCTAAATAATCAAAACATTATCTATTCTAAAATTGCAACCAAACCTGCGCCCTTAAATACCATATTATGGTCTGCAAACGTAGAAACTAAAAATACTTTTTTAATTGGGCATTCATCTTTTTTTGATAAAAACCCAATCAAATTTTCGCATTATCCCAAGAATCATCACTTATTAGGAAATTTAAAAAATAATAAAAAAGTAAAACGAATGATTTCAATTTCTAAAGGTTGGTACACTATTAACAAACAAAATTCTGATTTATATTTTAATGATTTAAGATTCGGAACTCTAAGCATGCGTCAAAATGCAGAAAATTTTGTTTTTAAGTATAAAATTAATGTTGATGAAAACGAGAACGTAACTTTTATAGAAGTAAAAAAAGATAAAAATGATGCTAAAAACCTAATGTCTGATCTTTGGATGAGAATTAAAGGAAATTAG